Proteins found in one Luteimonas chenhongjianii genomic segment:
- a CDS encoding tetratricopeptide repeat-containing diguanylate cyclase, whose protein sequence is MTTRTRWTFRLAAALAGATLAWIAPVSALTPPTPVSAAADIDRCFELRQHDPAAALQLADAVLARGPLAHDEEMKLQSCLGRAAALLGDGRRASASVDRVESLLQAHPMPPAFQLRALSNAGSTLHSVGFIPRALDLYIRAYEAAELDESAIAQTVMLINVGSIYSEELESYEAAERFFEQADEIIAGSDLPEKQTVLLHLNRGLNYLRAGRDRDALVNFDAAAQLGDDDDYIGRRARAERIAIRSRLAKGGTASAMVELRRIADLQSESGDRAGAAITLLRMSRLALDDGTPDVARTHAEHAMALVGTAQPCREYSDAVRAKIAALRAGGRFEEALDAQEALLGSEVRNLRSQNLDSLAGLQAKLLDQVREREIIALREAQQVEALNLMHTRWLRNAAVICAIVLAVLMLAFWWYQRRVNLRLHHLGSADGLTGLENRGAAMRRLGATPLPTRPALRNAVFLIDVDHFKQCNDRYGHATGDAILVQIAARLIDCCRPGDLVARWGGEEFLVSCPGIELRAATEIAERLGNAIGGASFEIDEVGAVPLSISLGFACWPFLPGSATSRGGWQDAVGLADRALYASKRGGRAAWTGLWGSDAVTDATIAEILRDPEAAIASGAAAACSSRAQIHWGAGEAEVDAEPTAAQSRP, encoded by the coding sequence ATGACCACACGCACAAGATGGACGTTCCGGCTGGCCGCCGCTCTGGCGGGCGCGACGCTGGCCTGGATCGCACCGGTTTCGGCGTTGACGCCGCCGACTCCGGTGTCTGCCGCCGCCGACATCGATCGCTGCTTCGAGCTGCGACAGCACGATCCCGCGGCCGCGCTGCAACTTGCCGACGCGGTCCTCGCGCGCGGCCCGCTGGCACACGATGAAGAGATGAAGCTGCAGAGCTGCCTCGGCCGCGCCGCGGCGTTGCTCGGTGACGGCAGGCGCGCTAGCGCATCGGTCGATCGCGTCGAATCGCTGCTGCAGGCGCATCCCATGCCGCCCGCGTTCCAGCTGCGCGCGCTGTCCAATGCCGGATCGACCCTGCATAGCGTCGGCTTCATCCCGCGCGCGCTCGATCTCTACATTCGCGCGTACGAAGCGGCGGAACTCGACGAATCCGCCATCGCCCAGACCGTGATGCTGATCAACGTCGGCAGCATCTACAGCGAAGAACTCGAATCCTACGAGGCTGCCGAGCGATTCTTCGAGCAGGCCGACGAGATCATCGCCGGCTCGGATCTGCCCGAAAAGCAGACGGTCCTGCTGCACTTGAACCGCGGCCTGAACTACCTGCGTGCGGGCCGAGACCGCGACGCCCTGGTCAACTTCGACGCCGCTGCGCAGTTGGGAGACGACGACGATTACATCGGGCGTCGTGCGCGCGCCGAGCGCATCGCCATCCGGTCCCGGCTGGCAAAGGGCGGAACCGCGTCCGCCATGGTCGAGCTGCGGCGCATCGCCGACCTGCAGTCCGAGTCCGGTGACCGGGCGGGCGCTGCCATCACCCTGCTGCGCATGTCCAGGCTTGCGCTCGACGACGGCACGCCGGACGTGGCGCGCACGCACGCGGAACACGCGATGGCCTTGGTCGGCACGGCGCAGCCGTGCAGGGAGTACAGCGATGCGGTGCGGGCGAAAATCGCAGCCTTGCGCGCGGGCGGCAGGTTCGAAGAAGCGCTGGATGCGCAGGAGGCCCTGCTGGGGTCGGAGGTCCGGAACCTGCGCTCGCAGAACCTCGACAGCCTGGCCGGGCTGCAGGCGAAACTGCTGGACCAGGTGCGCGAGCGCGAGATCATCGCGCTGCGCGAGGCGCAGCAGGTCGAAGCGCTGAACCTGATGCACACGCGCTGGCTGCGCAATGCCGCGGTGATCTGCGCCATCGTGCTGGCCGTGCTGATGCTCGCATTCTGGTGGTACCAGCGCCGGGTCAACCTGCGCCTGCATCACCTCGGATCAGCCGATGGACTGACCGGGCTGGAGAACCGCGGCGCCGCGATGCGCCGCCTGGGGGCCACCCCGCTCCCGACACGGCCTGCGCTGCGCAACGCGGTGTTCCTGATCGATGTCGACCACTTCAAGCAATGCAACGACCGCTACGGGCACGCCACCGGTGACGCGATCCTGGTGCAGATTGCCGCCCGGCTGATCGACTGCTGTCGCCCGGGCGACCTGGTGGCGCGCTGGGGTGGCGAAGAGTTTCTGGTCTCTTGCCCGGGCATCGAATTGCGTGCCGCCACCGAGATCGCCGAGCGGCTGGGGAACGCGATCGGCGGCGCATCGTTCGAGATCGACGAGGTGGGCGCAGTGCCGTTGTCGATCTCGCTCGGCTTCGCCTGCTGGCCGTTTCTTCCTGGCAGTGCGACGAGCCGCGGTGGCTGGCAGGATGCAGTCGGCCTGGCCGACCGCGCGCTCTACGCATCCAAGCGCGGCGGGCGCGCGGCGTGGACCGGTCTGTGGGGAAGCGATGCCGTCACTGACGCGACGATTGCGGAAATCCTGCGCGACCCGGAAGCCGCGATCGCATCGGGTGCCGCGGCCGCGTGCAGCAGCCGGGCGCAGATTCACTGGGGCGCCGGAGAAG
- the prfB gene encoding peptide chain release factor 2 (programmed frameshift) encodes MLELNPVRQRIADLRGRLDALRGFLDYDARRERLEEVERELEDPNIWNDAERAQALGRERSSLDKTVNGIRSLTEGLEGASELLELAESENDEDTAQAVVEDVERFGSEVDKLEFQRMFSGELDHAAAFVDIQAGAGGTEAQDWAEMLLRMYLRWAESRGWKAELMEVSGGEVAGIKSATVRIEGDFAYGWLKTEIGVHRLVRKSPFDSDNRRHTSFTSVFVSPEVDDNIEIDINPADLRTDVYRSSGAGGQHVNKTESAVRITHIPTNTVVACQTGRSQHQNRDTAMKMLAAKLYELELQKRNAEKDALEATKSDIGWGSQIRNYVLDQSRIKDLRTGVERSDTQKVLDGDLDEFVEAALKSGLEAGAKRTDAS; translated from the exons ATGCTTGAACTCAATCCCGTTCGCCAGCGCATCGCCGACCTTCGCGGTCGGCTGGATGCGCTCAGGGGGTTTCTT GACTACGACGCCCGTCGCGAGCGTCTGGAAGAAGTCGAGCGCGAGCTCGAAGACCCGAACATCTGGAACGATGCCGAGCGCGCACAGGCGCTGGGCCGCGAGCGTTCGTCGCTCGACAAGACCGTCAACGGCATCCGCAGCCTGACCGAGGGGCTGGAAGGCGCCAGTGAACTGCTGGAGCTGGCCGAATCGGAGAATGACGAGGACACCGCGCAGGCGGTGGTCGAGGACGTCGAACGCTTCGGCAGCGAGGTCGACAAGCTGGAATTCCAGCGCATGTTCTCCGGCGAGCTGGACCACGCCGCAGCGTTCGTCGACATCCAGGCCGGCGCCGGTGGCACCGAGGCCCAGGACTGGGCCGAAATGCTGCTGCGCATGTATCTGCGCTGGGCGGAAAGCCGCGGCTGGAAGGCCGAGCTGATGGAGGTTTCCGGCGGCGAAGTCGCGGGCATCAAGTCCGCGACCGTGCGGATCGAGGGCGATTTCGCCTACGGCTGGCTCAAGACCGAGATCGGCGTGCACCGGCTGGTGCGCAAGTCGCCGTTCGACTCCGACAACCGCCGGCATACCAGTTTCACATCGGTGTTCGTATCGCCGGAAGTCGACGACAACATCGAGATCGACATCAACCCCGCCGATCTGCGTACCGACGTGTACCGCTCGTCGGGCGCCGGTGGCCAGCACGTCAACAAGACCGAGTCGGCGGTGCGCATCACCCACATCCCGACCAATACCGTCGTCGCCTGCCAGACCGGGCGCAGCCAGCACCAGAACCGCGACACCGCGATGAAGATGCTGGCCGCCAAGCTCTACGAGCTGGAACTGCAGAAGCGCAATGCGGAGAAGGACGCGCTGGAAGCCACCAAGTCCGACATCGGCTGGGGCAGCCAGATCCGCAACTACGTGCTCGACCAGAGCCGCATCAAGGATCTGCGGACCGGCGTGGAGCGCAGCGATACGCAGAAGGTCCTCGACGGCGATCTCGACGAGTTCGTCGAGGCCGCGCTCAAATCCGGCCTCGAGGCCGGCGCCAAGCGCACCGACGCGAGCTGA
- the lysS gene encoding lysine--tRNA ligase yields the protein MNQQPANPQPVDENALIAERRSKLAALRGQGVAFPNDFRRRDEAGALQARYGDAERWSGEALEAEGVRVAVAGRLMAKRLMGKAAFAQIQDVSGRLQLFLQSSTLGDRYDAFKTWDVGDIVAAEGTLMRTKTGELSVKVETIRLLTKSLRPLPDKWHGLSDVEQRYRQRYVDLIVSPEARAVFVKRSRIISAIRQWLDSRDFLEVETPMMHYVAGGAAAKPFMTHHNALGLDLYLRVAPELYLKRLVVGGFERVYEINRNFRNEGVSTRHNPEFTMLELYEAYVAYEEIMDLAEGLIRDVAKQAVGTTALEWDGHAIDVGPAFRRWKLEEAVRELNPEITVADCRDRDALAAHCARLGLHVKAGDGWGKLLLEIFEETVEAGLIQPTFITHYPVEVSPLARESDDEAGITDRFELFIGGKEFANGFSELNDPEDQAARFRAQVDARAGGDDEAMHYDADYIRALEVGLPPTGGLGIGIDRLVMLLTGSASIRDVLLFPYMRPQVDG from the coding sequence ATGAACCAGCAACCCGCCAATCCGCAGCCCGTCGACGAGAACGCTCTGATCGCGGAGCGTCGCAGCAAACTGGCCGCGCTACGCGGGCAGGGCGTGGCCTTCCCGAACGATTTCCGGCGCCGTGACGAGGCCGGCGCATTGCAGGCGCGCTACGGTGATGCCGAGCGCTGGAGCGGCGAGGCGCTGGAGGCCGAGGGGGTGCGGGTCGCCGTGGCCGGGCGGCTCATGGCCAAGCGGCTCATGGGCAAGGCCGCATTCGCGCAGATCCAGGATGTGAGCGGCCGACTGCAGCTGTTCCTTCAGTCGTCGACGCTGGGCGATCGTTACGACGCATTCAAGACCTGGGACGTGGGCGATATCGTCGCCGCCGAAGGCACGCTGATGCGGACGAAGACCGGAGAGCTTTCGGTCAAGGTCGAGACGATCCGCCTGCTGACCAAATCGTTGCGCCCGTTGCCGGACAAGTGGCATGGCCTGTCCGACGTCGAGCAGCGTTACCGCCAGCGTTACGTCGACCTGATCGTCTCGCCGGAAGCACGCGCGGTGTTCGTCAAGCGCTCCCGGATCATCTCCGCGATCCGCCAGTGGCTCGACAGCCGCGACTTCCTCGAAGTCGAAACGCCGATGATGCATTACGTCGCCGGCGGCGCCGCAGCCAAGCCGTTCATGACCCACCACAACGCGCTCGGCCTCGACCTGTACCTGCGCGTCGCGCCCGAGCTTTATCTCAAGCGTCTGGTCGTGGGCGGTTTCGAACGGGTCTACGAGATCAACCGCAACTTCCGCAACGAGGGCGTGTCGACCCGGCACAACCCGGAGTTCACGATGCTCGAGCTCTACGAGGCCTACGTGGCCTACGAGGAGATCATGGACCTGGCCGAGGGGCTGATCCGCGATGTGGCGAAGCAGGCGGTCGGTACCACGGCGCTGGAGTGGGACGGCCATGCGATCGATGTCGGTCCGGCGTTCCGCCGCTGGAAGCTCGAGGAAGCCGTGCGCGAACTCAATCCGGAGATCACGGTTGCCGACTGCCGCGACCGTGACGCCCTGGCCGCGCACTGCGCGCGCCTGGGGCTGCACGTCAAGGCCGGCGACGGCTGGGGCAAGCTGCTGCTCGAGATCTTCGAAGAGACTGTCGAGGCCGGCCTGATCCAGCCGACCTTCATCACCCATTATCCGGTCGAGGTCTCGCCGCTGGCGCGCGAGTCCGATGACGAAGCAGGTATCACCGACCGCTTCGAACTGTTCATCGGCGGCAAGGAGTTCGCCAACGGATTTTCCGAGCTCAACGATCCCGAGGACCAGGCCGCGCGCTTCCGCGCCCAGGTCGATGCGCGCGCCGGCGGCGACGACGAGGCCATGCACTACGACGCCGACTACATCCGTGCGCTGGAGGTCGGATTGCCGCCGACCGGCGGGCTGGGCATCGGCATCGATCGTCTGGTGATGCTGCTGACCGGCTCGGCATCGATCCGCGACGTGCTGCTGTTTCCCTATATGCGACCGCAGGTTGACGGCTGA